Sequence from the Streptomyces sp. NBC_00358 genome:
CGTCATCGTCCTGCTGTTCGGCGCGAAGAAGCTTCCGGACATGGCGCGCTCCCTCGGCAAGTCCGCCCGGATCCTCAAGAGCGAGGCCAAGGCGATGAAGGAAGAGGGCAGCACCCCGGCCCCGGCCGGCCCGCCCAGCACCGACGAGCAGACCCCCGCTCAGCGCACCATCCAGGCCGCTCCCGGCGACGTGACCAGCTCGCGTCCGGTCAACGAGCCGACGGACACGACCCAGCGCTGAACGCAGGGCCGGTGACCTCCGGCCCGCCGCATGAGATGAGGATGTGGGTTGCTCAAGTCTGCCCGCAACACGGAGAAGGACCCCGAGGGGCGGATGCCCCTCGCGGACCATCTTCGCGAGCTCCGCAACCGGCTCGCGAAGGCGGTGCTGGCCATCGTCATAGTGACGATCGTCGCGGCCTTCTACTACAACAGCATCATCAACTTCTTCACCAAGCCGGTCCTGGACTCCATCGGGTGTCCGGAGACCTTCGCCGAGCTGGCGAAGGCGCCCAAGAATCATCAGTGCGCGCAGATCACCATCAACGGTCTGCTCGCCCCGTTCACCCTGGCGCTGAAGGTCTCCTTGATGGCGGGCGTCGTGCTCGCCTCGCCGATCTGGCTCTACCAGCTCTGGGCGTTCGTCGCGCCGGGTCTGCACAGGAGTGAGAAGAAGTACGCGTACGCGTTCGTCGGTACCGGCGTCCCGCTGTTCTTCGGCGGCGCCTTCTTCGCCTACAAGGTGCTCCCCACCACGGCGAAGGTGCTGATGCAGTTCACGCCGAGCGGCGTCAAGAACCTTCTGCCGCTGGACGATCTGCTCGACCTGGTCACGCGCATGGTGGTGGTCTTCGGTCTCTCCTTCGAGCTGCCGCTGCTCCTGGTGATGCTCAACCTCACGGGCATCCTCACCGGTCAGCGCATGCTCGGCTGGTGGCGCGGCATGATCATCGGCATCACGGTCTTCGCCGCCGTCGCCACTCCCAGCACCGACCCGCTGACCATGATGGCGCTCGCCGGGCCGATCTGGATCCTGTACTTCGGCGCGGTCGTCTTCTCGCTGCTCAACGACCGGCGCAAGCGCCGGCGCGACGAGTCGGGGCCCGCTGACGACGAGGCCTCCGATCTCGACCTCACCCCCGAGGACATCGGCGGCATCGAGGACGTGACGGCGCCCCGGACCCTTCCGGAGCAGGCGAGCTCGGACCGGGTGAACGGTTATGACGACGTGACCTGACGAAGCCCGGTACCTCGTAGGGTCAGCCTGTGACCAGCGAGATCACCCTCTTCGTCAACCCCACCGCGGGCCGCGGCCGGGGCGCCCACGCGGCGCTGCCGGCCGCTTCCGCTTTGCGTGCCGCGGGATTCTCCGTGCGGACCGTGCTCGGCGAGAACGCGGCGGACGCGCTCGCGCGTGCGCGCGAGGCGGTCGCCGGCGGCACCGGCGCCCTCGTCGCGGTCGGCGGTGACGGCATGGCGAACCTCGCCCTTCAGGCCGTCGCCGGGACCCGCACCCCGTTCGGTCTGGTCGCCGCCGGGACGGGCAACGACTTCGCGCGCGCCCTCGGCCTGCCGATGGGCGACCCGGCGGCCGCGGGACGCCTGATCGCCGAGTCCCTCGGGACCGGCCGGCTGCGTGACGTCGACCTGGGCCGGGTGAACGGCACCTGGTTCGGCACCGTCCTCGCCTCCGGGTTCGACTCCCGGGTCAACGACCGCGGGAACCGGATGCGGCTGCCCGTCGGCCGCTTCAAGTACGACGTCGCCATGCTCGCCGAGCTGGCCGCCTTCCGGCCCTTCCCGTACCGCGTCACGCTGGACGACGGAGAGACCCGGGAGATCGAGGCGACGCTCGTGGCCGTCGGCAACGGATCGTCGTACGGCGGCGGCATGAGGATCTGCCCCGGCGCGGACCTCGATGACGGGCTGTTCGACATCACGGTGGTCGGGGACTGCACCCGGGCGACGCTTCTCAAGATCTTCCCGAGGGTCTACCGGGGCACCCACGTCGACCATCCCGTGGTGAGCGTGTTCCGGGCGGCCCGCGTCGAACTCCTCGCCGAGGGCATCACCGCGTACGCCGACGGCGAGCCGCTCGGACCGCTG
This genomic interval carries:
- a CDS encoding diacylglycerol kinase translates to MTSEITLFVNPTAGRGRGAHAALPAASALRAAGFSVRTVLGENAADALARAREAVAGGTGALVAVGGDGMANLALQAVAGTRTPFGLVAAGTGNDFARALGLPMGDPAAAGRLIAESLGTGRLRDVDLGRVNGTWFGTVLASGFDSRVNDRGNRMRLPVGRFKYDVAMLAELAAFRPFPYRVTLDDGETREIEATLVAVGNGSSYGGGMRICPGADLDDGLFDITVVGDCTRATLLKIFPRVYRGTHVDHPVVSVFRAARVELLAEGITAYADGEPLGPLPLTAECIPAAVRVALP
- the tatC gene encoding twin-arginine translocase subunit TatC yields the protein MLKSARNTEKDPEGRMPLADHLRELRNRLAKAVLAIVIVTIVAAFYYNSIINFFTKPVLDSIGCPETFAELAKAPKNHQCAQITINGLLAPFTLALKVSLMAGVVLASPIWLYQLWAFVAPGLHRSEKKYAYAFVGTGVPLFFGGAFFAYKVLPTTAKVLMQFTPSGVKNLLPLDDLLDLVTRMVVVFGLSFELPLLLVMLNLTGILTGQRMLGWWRGMIIGITVFAAVATPSTDPLTMMALAGPIWILYFGAVVFSLLNDRRKRRRDESGPADDEASDLDLTPEDIGGIEDVTAPRTLPEQASSDRVNGYDDVT
- the tatA gene encoding Sec-independent protein translocase subunit TatA; this translates as MFGRLGAPEIILILVVIVLLFGAKKLPDMARSLGKSARILKSEAKAMKEEGSTPAPAGPPSTDEQTPAQRTIQAAPGDVTSSRPVNEPTDTTQR